The following proteins are encoded in a genomic region of Chryseobacterium cucumeris:
- a CDS encoding alpha/beta fold hydrolase, with the protein MNPVEKGYKKVNGIQLYYEIYGSGKPVVLIHGGGSSMLYDFKEVIARLEGKFQLIGIDLQNHGRSEHRDIPETFEQDADDVAGLLAELNIEKASFWGFSNGGSTVMQIGHRHPGIVEKLVIASAFYKRSGMIDGFFEGMQEATFESMPEPFKINFLSLNPDFSKLENLFEKDCTRMQTFQDWNDEVLRSIKSPALFISGDQDVMKPEHTAEMWRLVKGSRLLILPATHGIYMMPDFDGSIDANLIDFTVREVEKFLNH; encoded by the coding sequence ATGAATCCAGTAGAAAAAGGCTATAAAAAAGTCAACGGAATCCAATTATATTACGAGATCTACGGATCAGGAAAACCTGTGGTTTTAATCCATGGCGGTGGCTCTTCAATGCTTTATGATTTTAAAGAAGTCATTGCAAGGCTGGAAGGCAAGTTCCAGCTGATAGGAATCGATTTACAAAACCATGGCAGAAGTGAACACCGCGATATTCCTGAAACATTTGAACAGGATGCAGACGATGTTGCAGGACTTTTGGCAGAACTTAACATTGAAAAAGCTTCATTCTGGGGATTCAGTAATGGAGGAAGTACCGTAATGCAGATTGGGCATCGTCATCCAGGAATTGTTGAGAAATTAGTGATTGCCTCTGCTTTTTATAAAAGAAGCGGAATGATAGACGGCTTTTTTGAAGGAATGCAGGAAGCAACTTTTGAATCAATGCCTGAACCTTTTAAAATTAATTTCTTAAGCCTCAATCCTGATTTCTCAAAGCTTGAAAACCTTTTTGAGAAAGATTGTACAAGGATGCAGACTTTTCAGGACTGGAATGATGAAGTGCTGAGGTCAATCAAATCACCTGCATTATTTATCAGCGGCGATCAGGATGTGATGAAGCCGGAACATACTGCCGAAATGTGGCGGTTGGTGAAAGGCTCCCGGTTATTGATACTTCCCGCAACTCATGGTATTTATATGATGCCGGACTTTGATGGAAGTATTGATGCCAACTTAATAGACTTTACCGTCAGGGAAGTAGAAAAATTTTTAAACCATTAA
- a CDS encoding SRPBCC domain-containing protein, whose product MEKLSYEIEINAEPEKVWSVLWGDITYRQWTTAFTEGSFYEGTLEENNIVKFLDPKNNGMYSRVEKMIPNEEIKFLHLGEIYEGIEVPQDWGEATEAYFLEENEEGTLLKTEIQTPAEFKEFFEEKFPKAISLVKHLSENQL is encoded by the coding sequence ATGGAAAAATTATCATATGAAATAGAAATCAATGCCGAACCTGAAAAAGTCTGGAGTGTTCTTTGGGGTGATATTACCTACAGACAATGGACAACAGCATTTACAGAAGGTTCTTTTTATGAAGGAACGCTTGAAGAAAATAATATTGTCAAATTTCTTGATCCGAAAAACAACGGAATGTACAGCAGGGTGGAAAAAATGATCCCCAACGAGGAAATAAAATTTTTGCACCTTGGAGAAATTTATGAAGGCATTGAAGTTCCTCAGGACTGGGGTGAAGCTACAGAGGCTTACTTTCTTGAGGAGAACGAAGAAGGCACTTTACTGAAAACAGAAATTCAGACACCGGCAGAATTTAAAGAATTTTTTGAAGAGAAGTTTCCAAAAGCGATATCACTCGTTAAGCATCTTTCAGAAAATCAGCTGTAA
- a CDS encoding VOC family protein: MNNDIFPCLWYDGDAKQSAEFYCKVFGGEITADTPVVMNIDLFGQRIMLLNGGPQFKKNASISFMVICETEDEVQKYWDQLLDGGIALMELGSYSWSPKYGWVQDKYGVTWQLFLGEKASDQKIIPTLMFIHQNNGKAKEAMELYTKTFPNSSIGNILTYGAGSEGHNIPEPAENVQHAHFTIDNYSVFCMDNSYDHQFDFNEGISLVVMTDDQEQTDKYWNTLTAGGGRESMCGWLKDKYGLSWQIVPKRLIQLMNDSNQEKAYKVVQAMMKMQKIIIQDLEDAYNS, translated from the coding sequence ATGAATAACGATATTTTCCCATGTCTCTGGTATGATGGAGACGCCAAGCAGTCAGCCGAATTTTATTGTAAGGTTTTCGGAGGTGAAATCACTGCAGATACTCCTGTTGTCATGAATATTGATTTGTTTGGACAGAGAATTATGCTTCTGAATGGAGGCCCTCAATTCAAAAAAAATGCTTCCATCTCTTTTATGGTAATCTGTGAAACAGAAGATGAAGTTCAAAAATACTGGGATCAGTTACTGGATGGCGGAATAGCTTTGATGGAACTGGGATCTTACTCATGGAGCCCGAAATACGGATGGGTTCAGGATAAATATGGCGTAACATGGCAGTTGTTTCTGGGAGAAAAAGCAAGCGATCAGAAAATAATTCCTACCTTGATGTTTATCCATCAGAATAACGGAAAAGCCAAAGAAGCAATGGAACTTTACACGAAAACTTTTCCCAATTCAAGCATCGGAAATATATTGACCTACGGAGCAGGGAGCGAAGGACATAACATTCCGGAACCGGCAGAAAATGTTCAGCATGCTCATTTTACAATCGATAATTACAGCGTATTCTGTATGGATAATTCCTATGATCACCAGTTTGACTTCAATGAAGGAATATCATTAGTGGTAATGACAGATGACCAGGAACAAACCGACAAATATTGGAATACACTCACTGCTGGCGGTGGCAGAGAAAGTATGTGCGGCTGGCTGAAAGATAAATACGGATTAAGCTGGCAGATTGTTCCTAAGAGACTCATCCAGCTGATGAATGATTCTAACCAGGAAAAAGCCTATAAAGTTGTTCAGGCGATGATGAAAATGCAGAAAATTATTATTCAGGATCTGGAAGACGCTTATAATTCTTAA
- a CDS encoding VOC family protein has product MAKLNPYLNFDGTAEEAFNFYKSVFGGEFVGGIHKMGNAPGTENLSEEEKNRVMHIALPVGGDLLMASDIVPAFGQTLTVGNNNYVSIFPDSKSEADRIFKELSDGGNVEMPIEDQFWGDYFGCFQDKYGVHWMVNYNEESAK; this is encoded by the coding sequence ATGGCTAAATTAAATCCATACCTAAATTTTGATGGAACAGCTGAAGAAGCGTTCAATTTTTACAAAAGTGTTTTCGGTGGTGAATTCGTTGGTGGAATTCATAAAATGGGAAATGCTCCCGGAACAGAAAACCTTTCGGAAGAAGAAAAAAACAGAGTAATGCACATCGCTCTGCCTGTAGGTGGGGACCTGTTAATGGCCTCCGATATTGTACCGGCATTCGGGCAGACTCTTACCGTAGGAAATAATAATTATGTGTCTATTTTCCCTGATTCAAAAAGCGAAGCAGACAGGATTTTTAAAGAACTTTCTGATGGCGGAAACGTGGAAATGCCTATTGAAGATCAGTTCTGGGGAGACTACTTCGGATGTTTTCAGGATAAGTATGGTGTTCATTGGATGGTGAACTATAATGAAGAATCTGCAAAATAA
- a CDS encoding SRPBCC family protein: protein MDPIKIDITILAPVEKVWNYFNEPKHITKWNFAHETWHCPSSENNLVVGGKFKNRMEAKDKSFGFDFEGVYDEIIPHEIIRYHLEDGRKVEVVFDKIDENTTKVIEIFDPEKQNSVEMQRDGWYAILNNFHKYVENH from the coding sequence ATGGATCCAATTAAAATAGACATCACAATTTTAGCACCGGTGGAGAAGGTTTGGAATTATTTCAATGAACCCAAGCACATTACGAAATGGAATTTCGCCCATGAAACCTGGCACTGTCCTAGTTCTGAAAATAACCTTGTAGTAGGAGGCAAATTCAAAAACAGAATGGAAGCAAAAGACAAAAGCTTCGGATTCGATTTTGAAGGCGTATATGATGAGATTATTCCTCATGAGATCATTAGGTATCACCTTGAGGACGGACGAAAAGTGGAAGTTGTATTTGATAAGATAGATGAGAATACAACGAAAGTGATTGAAATTTTCGATCCGGAAAAACAAAATTCTGTGGAAATGCAGCGGGATGGCTGGTATGCTATTCTCAACAACTTCCACAAATATGTTGAGAATCATTAA
- a CDS encoding DoxX family protein, which yields MKLLVILFATFILALLGTFLFQGKPDFIFSGNLGMAVFILFTGFSHFKFQKGMAMMIPDFIPARMFWVYCTGVLEIAAGIGLMIPAIREITAILLIIFYVLVFIANINSSRKKINIFKADYTGPGMKYLYIQRIPMQIILIVWTWYFGIYLH from the coding sequence ATGAAATTACTCGTAATACTTTTCGCAACATTTATTCTGGCTTTGCTGGGGACTTTTTTGTTTCAGGGGAAGCCGGATTTTATATTTTCAGGAAACCTTGGAATGGCTGTTTTCATCCTATTTACAGGTTTTTCCCACTTTAAATTTCAAAAAGGAATGGCGATGATGATCCCTGATTTCATCCCTGCCAGGATGTTTTGGGTATATTGTACAGGAGTTCTGGAGATTGCAGCGGGAATCGGGCTTATGATTCCGGCCATCCGTGAGATAACAGCAATTTTACTCATTATTTTTTACGTATTGGTTTTTATAGCCAATATCAATTCTTCCAGAAAAAAGATTAATATTTTTAAAGCCGATTATACAGGGCCGGGAATGAAGTATCTTTATATCCAAAGGATTCCCATGCAGATTATTTTAATAGTCTGGACCTGGTATTTCGGAATTTATTTACACTAA
- a CDS encoding SDR family oxidoreductase, whose translation MKTQNKSDSKSKVPKDGVFPEIIRNDYQGSRKLQGKKAVISGGDSGIGQAVAVHFAREGADVAIIYKESDDDANETKRLVEKEGQKCLLIKGDLTRKAFRTKCADKIKTEWKNIDILVNNAGIHTSKSSLEKISDEQIQETFDTNIISMISFTRNFLPMIPKGGRIICTTSVTAYRGSDHLIDYAATKGAVLSFIRSLADNLAEKEILVNGIAPGPIWTPLVKEAFDDLSTFGKDTLLKRAGQPSEVAPAYVFLASKDASYIAGEIIHINGGDFVGG comes from the coding sequence ATGAAAACACAGAACAAATCAGACTCTAAGTCAAAAGTCCCTAAAGACGGGGTGTTTCCGGAAATTATCAGGAACGATTATCAGGGAAGCCGGAAGCTGCAGGGTAAAAAAGCTGTTATTTCCGGAGGAGACAGCGGCATAGGACAGGCGGTGGCCGTTCATTTTGCCAGAGAAGGAGCAGATGTCGCCATTATCTATAAAGAAAGTGACGATGATGCTAACGAAACCAAAAGACTGGTGGAAAAAGAAGGGCAGAAGTGTCTTCTGATCAAAGGAGATCTTACCCGGAAAGCATTCAGAACCAAATGCGCAGACAAGATTAAAACAGAGTGGAAGAATATTGATATTCTTGTTAATAATGCAGGAATTCATACTTCAAAAAGCAGTCTGGAAAAAATCTCTGATGAACAGATTCAGGAAACGTTTGATACCAATATTATTTCCATGATTTCATTCACCAGAAATTTTCTTCCTATGATACCAAAAGGAGGACGAATCATTTGTACAACCTCTGTTACAGCGTACCGCGGAAGTGACCACTTAATAGATTATGCGGCAACAAAAGGTGCTGTTTTGTCTTTTATCCGGTCTCTTGCCGATAATCTTGCCGAAAAAGAAATTCTGGTAAACGGAATTGCACCAGGACCTATATGGACTCCATTGGTGAAAGAAGCTTTTGATGACCTTTCCACCTTTGGAAAAGACACTTTGCTGAAACGTGCGGGACAACCTTCTGAAGTAGCACCAGCTTATGTTTTTCTTGCCTCAAAGGATGCAAGTTATATTGCAGGAGAAATTATTCATATCAATGGAGGTGATTTTGTCGGAGGATAG
- a CDS encoding SRPBCC family protein, whose amino-acid sequence METLSYETVIDAPKQKVWDILWNPETYSEWTKYFGAGSVMKSDWKVGGKTYFLNAQGEGMVSTIDSMDEPNHIVFKHLGMVDKEGHEDTQSREVMEWNGSFEKYFLIDFDGKTKLHAEVQVEKQWQDHMNTGFTKGLMVVKSLAEGVSLGSV is encoded by the coding sequence ATGGAAACCTTATCATACGAAACAGTAATAGATGCACCTAAGCAGAAAGTATGGGACATCCTCTGGAATCCTGAAACATATAGTGAATGGACCAAGTATTTCGGAGCAGGATCCGTCATGAAATCCGACTGGAAAGTCGGAGGAAAAACCTATTTCCTTAATGCACAGGGAGAAGGAATGGTCTCAACCATAGACAGCATGGACGAGCCCAATCATATTGTGTTCAAACATCTGGGAATGGTAGATAAAGAGGGGCATGAAGATACCCAAAGCAGAGAAGTCATGGAATGGAACGGGAGTTTTGAAAAATACTTTCTGATAGACTTTGACGGAAAAACGAAACTTCATGCCGAAGTTCAGGTAGAAAAACAGTGGCAGGATCATATGAATACAGGCTTTACAAAAGGATTAATGGTTGTGAAAAGTCTTGCGGAAGGAGTGAGCCTTGGTTCAGTGTAA